The window ACGAATGAATAGCCGCTCCCAAAAAGCATTTGGAACAGTTTGTTGGTTGAATAAAATAATGACAGCGATCAAATGTGTGCATTGGATTGACGTTCGCTTGAAACACTGCCTGGATTTTGAAAATAGGTTTAGTTAGAAAAGGCCCTCAGAACAAAAATTTGTCCAATTGCCAGCTGACAGCGATGGCTGGTCTGTGTTCCTCATTGACCCTAGTGATCGCTGGGCGCGGTGTTCGGCTCTGTGCCGCACAAAGCCTTGACCACGTTTCACCGCACGGCTAGCAGGGCGAGAAAGGTGCTTTTAAATTAAAGTGAAGCAGTTTTGAACACGTTGGTTATCATGGTTTtgctgccttttttttccccaagggtTTGAAAGATGGTGTCTCAAGGGTCTACGCTGTTCTTCATTGGCAGAGTTTGCTCTTGACTTCTCTAAGGTGGTGAATTGAATTCAGATAGTGTAAGTCTGGTACTGGAGACGGTTCATTTAGGTTTCTGAAGGCTGTAGAGTTGAGAACGTGTGTAAGTGATACAGAATGCTGATAGATCGTAGGTCGGTGAATAAGTAGCAGACATACAAGCCCTTTTTCTGCTGCCTTTAGTTACAGagttatgattgttttgggggGGTCAGTGTCATTTTTTCCCAGCTCTTTAATACTCCAAGAGTACTAAACTTATTTTAGCTTAGAGGGAAGATCCTGCAAGGCTGCAGTAATCCAAAAACGAAATCACTCATCTGCATTTCGGCAATCTACATATGCcttaaagttgatttttttaaccTAGAAGCTTATTTCAACAAGTTCAGTAACATCACCCCCTCTGCCTAGTCAACACTCTCAGTGATGAGGTTATTTAGGGTTAATGCAGCAGTCACAGCCATTCGGTCAGTTAATCCAAATAATGCCCAAACCATCCAAATCCATATATGTTatctaaaaacatttagaattaCATGTATAATTCACCATAGAATCTGGGATCCATAAACTGTCATGATTTAACAATTAcctgaataaaaagaaatacaaatgctGAAATCCCCCTTCACATCACCTGTAGATTGCATTTACCTGCATTCATTTATAAGTTTGTTTACTTAGAAACAAAGCATTCATAAATTACGTGACATCAGTGCCATTGGTTGGGGAGCTCCTGTTCCCTGCTGACAGAGGTGTTTCTGACCTGAAATGAATCTAGACATCGCAAATTGACACTCCAAACAGGATTGTGCGTTTCAAACTTGTGCTATCAGCTCCTTTTTAGGATTTCACcacataattgtatattttgttgaAGGCAGTTCTTACAAGGGCTTGTGAACCCATTCTGGTGCTAATTCTGAAATGTATGTTGTTGTCGTGTAATATATGTATtgctaagaaaaataattttataagcTTGACTTTCTTATAAAGCCAAAGGCTAGTCTACACAATCCTATCAGGAAGATGGCTCCCTGCTggtgttaatgtacagtattacaatgggtgttttttttttaacgggaAATGTTTTTCAGAGCCTTTTGATTTACTACTTTTACATTTGACACGTATAGTTAGCATGTAGGAAGTATTATATAACAATATGACTTCTTGAAATCTCCTTTTTTGCTCCCATATTAGCTTTCTCGTGTTTTAATTTGGTCTGTGCTGCACCTGACTATTCATAATCACCATCTAAATATTAATATTGGATTGTGTTCAAAGTCATGATATAATTTGCCTTTGTCATCCACAGGCACTTTTATTATCACCACTATTGCGTGTTCATTATAAAGATGAATAGAACATAAAAAATAGACCCAGATAGTATAAACTTGATTGTGTGGCTCACCTTTGGCGATACAGTGtggtaacattttaaatatctacACAAATTTATACatagaattatttattttctgtcataTTGATGGTTTAGTTTGAATTGTATTGATCTGAATTTTGACACCTGTATGACTGGAATTTCTGATAGAACTGAGTTTTTTTGCAGATATTTTACTAGACAAATACCAGACAGATGTGGATTGCATGATCTTCAGCAGATACAGTACTATCCAGAAATCTGTCCTGTATGCAGACATAAGTCTTCAAAATCAATTGTGCAGGCTTCCATGTTCAGATCTCAGTTGTTTTTATGCCGTGTTCTCACAACTGCGGACAAACGTCTGTTTGTTTATCTTTTAATGCAAAATGAAGTAAATAAGTTGTAATCACAAAAAGACTTTCTccctttttgtactgtataaatggtttttttaaagtacagttGCAGAAAAATCATTTTGCTATTGAAAATTCTGGAACtcttacaaacaaaaaataaagttttcacTTAACATGTTGATGTTGCATTATTCATTAATTCCTAGAAGTGAAACCAGATGTTATAGTTAACACACCCTCGAGGGAGGTGAAGCATCTCAGCCCATGTTATGACTTAAAGTATGCTTGTGAAGGAATCCatagtggggaaaaaataaccGGAATGGATGGCGTACCATTTACTGTGTTTATTCCTAGGTCAAAATATTATAATCGTAAATCAAGGGGAACAGTGGCAAATACTTCTAAAATCACAAAGAACACACTCCATCCAGCACAAGGCTTGAGGTCCACAGTGAAGAAACCTGATGCTCAAATGGTCCAGACTGTCCGAGGGTGATGGGCAGCTCCTCCACGACACGGAAAGGGCACCCTGTGGCAGTTTGCGTGCGGGTATTTTCCTGGCACCCACTACCACCAGCGGAAGTGCGCGAAGGCTCGGTTGGCCTCGGCCATCTTGTGCAGGTCATGTTTTCTCTTGATGACGTTGCCCTCGTTGGCGAAGGCCGCCATGAGCTCCTGGGACAGCTTCTCGTACATCAGGGTGCGGCGGTGCTTGTTGTCCCGGCACTCCACGATCATCCACTTCATGGCCAGGAAGCGCCGCCGGTTGTCCGTGAGAGGGGTGGGCACCTGCGTGAGCAAAGCGTGTTACAGCTGACGGGAGGCCCGCGCCTCGGCCGTGATCCTTCTCATTCCAGAACCTCGCCAGAATGCGGAAGATCAAAAAGTTTCagctaaaagtaaaaaaacgcTTTGCAGAAATGGAAATGCACAGCAGCCCTGCGGTTGCTTACCTGGTAGAACTTGCCTCCTCTCTGAATGCTTGTTAGGCCAATCACAGGTTTGCAGTTATTCAGAGCTTCGTGGAAGATGGCGTATGGGTTGCACTCGATCTCATCCTTCTGTGCGGCTGGCGCTTTGTGAAACTTCTCCACCTGCTTTCTCTTTATGTTCTCCAGGGTCTagaacagtaaaaacaaaaacatgctcATGTTGTGTGGGATGATGCCTTGAACCTTGTAAGCCATTGTGTTAATTGCTTTAGTACTGCAGTAACATGTactcagaaaatgttttttacagaaaaagcTTTACGGAATCACAGAACGgggtaatatataaaatgtatgtacttatttaaaaaagtaaagctTTAGTGGATTACAGATTTTCTGATCTGTGTGTACTGCAGTGGCTGTGCACATCACATTCTCAGATTAGTTACAAATACATTAGATCACAGTGCAGGACAGACCTTTGTCATGATAGACCTGGCCAGGACTTTATTACCATCTTGCATCATCATGTTCACAAATTTACtgtggaaagaaataaaatgttattataaaatagtttaaagtagctttttttaactcTAACTGTTTAACCAAGTATCGGAAAGAACACAGCTATGGAAACTAGATTCTTAGTCCTAATAATACgagtttgaaaaaagctttatGTTGATTTGCTATACTTAGATGCCATTGAAACCTTATTTAGTTTTATGTGCCATTGAAACCTTATTTAGTTTTATGTTGAAAATCCCttctgttccttttttattCCCACCTGATAACGGGGTCGTTAAAGACAGAGCTGGTGATCCCAGCAGGAGCTGCTTTAATCGGTCTGACAGCCTTCAGTTCTCTCTCCTGCTTCTCCTGCTCCGACAGCTCCGACGCCGGGGTGAGGTACTTCTCCTTGTCCGGCTCGGGCTCCAGGTAATAAGGGTTGTACCTTCCCCATCTCGCCTGAAAAACGCTGCGGGATAACACCGAGTTATATACTGCATGACTAAAATAAATCCTGGCTGCAAACAGCTTCCAATAGACcatttaaattacaaataacACTTGAATTACCTCAGACGATTTCAGCCACATCAGTTGTATCGCAAAATAATATCTGTTAATGCATTCAAAGGTACACTGTAGTATAGTAAATGCCGCATGTCATCATCCCTTTCGGTATTGTCTAATATCTCAATTTAATGGAAAGATTTTGCTGCTTTTCGACACAAGTCATGGCTGTTTTAAGTCGCTTTCATTACACTAATATAAATAGTAAAATATCCTGCATGATTCTTCATCATGTCAGGGAGAAATCAAAATGTTATGAGCGCCCCAGACACGTCCATCAAGAAAACAAGCGAATTGCGCACAGTAATTCTATGATAGCCTTATCCTCACAAAATTGTTTGTGAAAACCAATCTAATTCTAAATATCtcctaaaaaaagaaattacctAGGGCTCCAGGGTTTCAGTAGCTTGGCTATGGAAGCAGCCATCTTGGAAGACCTAAGGACCTCACAGCGCGTCACACAAACTGCCTGTGTACAATACAATTCGATTTCATAGCTACCTATTTTAAACAATTCCCCAGTGGCATTAGGAATCCCGAAAAAATCCTATTTAAACTTGAAACCTCGGACCCCGAAAAACGACCGATTTATCATAATAAATTAAGGTACTATGATATATTTACAGTGTACCTAGAATTATGATACATTTAGAACTCATTTATTCTTATTTCCAGTAATTAAATAATACTCTAAGTCGCCTTGGGTGaagagataataataataataataataataataataataataataataataataataataataatatctggCGGTTTCTTGGCTACCCTCAGGCGAGATCCCCGATGCGACATCGCGAGATTTCTTGCGCTGAGAATATGGCGGATCCGGAAGGAGAGTCACTAGAGTCTTGGCTTAGTGAGTAATTggaaggaaaaaataatgttctatGAATGATAATGTTAATGAAACTGTGTTATTCAGAGACGTGTACAATACATTCCGCCCGCGAGTGACTGAACCATATAGCCTGATGGACttgacagcttttatttaatcaaTAAGACTGTAGCTGTTAGTTTTGGATCTTAGTGGATTTGCATGACATTTGCAGACAACTTGTGTACGCTGTCTTATATCACAGAAATGACTTAGTTTCCTTGCTGCAGTCAACAGTATGCTTGCATCTAAATTTCTGGTGCTTACGCAAACTGTAGAAAGATAGCTTGTTAGGGCTTTCTCATAACGGTTACCCGCAAGGATCGTTGTCATTTGCATTTGGTTTTAGGTTCTCGACTCTTCTCCCTGTGACGCTGGCATGAAACCGCGATAAGCGTATGTCTAGACACTGTGTAGTACTTCGTTATTAAACCATCAATTTCTGCAGGCGAGTTTGCTTTCTTTTGTGGAATGTTGGAAAATCCAAGAAGGCATCTTCAGCTTGATGCACACCATACCGCATGTTGCAGATGTCCTGCTGGCATTTCTTTCCAACAAGCCGGTGTCTTTCACAACTAACCCCTTGCTGATCAGCCCTGCCGGTGTTGATATTAATCCGCATAATGAATTTACCTTTGTCACGTCCGTTCAATAAAATAtcagtgtacagtacttgcCACAAATCAGATTGTCAATAGCCTGATAGTATCTTTGGGAACTTTGTGTTGCAGTTGTAAGTGCTCTCTTTAATGGTCAGGGTATAATATATGATGAAGTGCCTCACATGTCTTTTAAGTatcatgataataataattccttacacttataatgcttttctggacactccactcaaagtgctttacaggcaatggggatcccctccaccagcaccagtgtgcagccccacctggatggtgcgatggcagccacacaccagctctcagtggagagAAGAACAGAGTGGTGAAGCCACTTCATGTCAATTAAGAATGATCTAATTCCATATAGTAACATGTAGTTAAATTAGTGCTGCAAATACTGGTATTCTTGACAGGCCTGTTTGTATCAGTAGTAGTGATACTGGCATATGTGGTTACATTGACATTTCAAATGTCCAGACTTTCAAATGGCTGCCCTCAGTTTTTCTTCTTTGGATCTTCAGGAACATAGGGCATAACACCTAAAGTGATGAAAGCCTCAGACCACAAAGAACCTAAGATGTTATCGTAGCTGCTTCataaagttttaaaacatttgcatgAGTTTGAAACTGTGCTGGTGAGCAATTGCTTCTTAAGGAGCAATAATTTTACTCTCCTCCCCAGATAAAGCCACCAATCCCTCCAACAGACAGGAAGACTGGGAATATATCATAGGATTCTGTGACCAAATCAATAAGGAATTAGAAGGGTAGGTCACACTCTTTCTTAACTGTCTTCAGAGAAGTGGGAACAGAAAAGGTCTGTGAAGAGTGAGTTGGAATGGCCACTTAATGTGAAGGTCTGATATGAAGGGCTGTTTTGGGTCAAGGGTTGCAATTGCAGTACTGATGTCCAGAGCCTTCAAGATTATACAGTTTCAATAAACAGTGATTTGTGGATATTTCCGTTTACCGTTTTCCGTCGTGTGCTCCGCCCAGATAGAGATGCTGTGCGTGTTTTGTGAGCAAGCTCTGAATTGTTATGACCAACACTTTGCCTCTAAATCCCATTATCAGTATGGATCTTCAGGTGTTTCTGTCCACATGGACTGGGAAGATATGGCAGATGAAACCAGCTGTGTCCAGTAGACAGAAAGTCCAGAAGCCAAAAAGTCAAGGACATTGATACGAGTGTGGCAGACAAATTGCTCACATTCAGTAACCCATTTGGCTCCAATCCCAACATTTCTTTAATATACTCTAGGAAgaagattaaaataataaaatgaagatTCTGTAAATACTTTAGATTGCAAATCCTGAAATCACGAGAAAGGTGAGTCACACGTATTGTGCATCATctaatattgtcaaaacatggaTTGCTTATACAAGGTAGGATGGATAGGCATGAAGATTTCTGTGTgttgctggacagtatgctgcTTTTGGATCAAGGAGTTCTAagcaaaaggaaaatgtttttttctttagtccACAGATAGCTGTGAGGTTACTGGCTCATAAAATCCAATCCCCACAGGAATGGGAGGCTATACAGGCCCTGACTGTAAGTACCAGCTGCTCCTGAGACATACAGTCAATTCCTGCATTTTCCCTGTGTGGTGTCTCTCTATACACAATCTGCATTTCTGCGAGTGTTTAAGCTTGGTGCCCATGTtttgattttaacattttttttaatcactgcAGGTTTTAGAAGCTTGCATGAAGAACTGTGGGAGAAGGTTCCATAATGAAGTTGGAaagtttagatttttaaatgaattgatCAAAGTAGTTTCCCCTAAGGTGAGTCCACAGGTATCAAATGATTTTGTCCACCTTGGGCAAATGGAAAGCAGTAGGTGACAAAGGGTGAAATATAAGGGCATCGGCTCAAACTCCAGACTGAGACAGCAGCAGACCTGGGCTAACTCACTCCTGCGTAATAGTTTCTCCCAAATAGACCAGATAATGAACAGTAAttaatttgaattgtttttgttattgagCGCTTTTCAAGCCGTTGTTGGAATTGCTTTCTTAGGAACGTGGGTGTGTTGTACTTGTCTAAAGCTAGTTCTCCAACTGCCATTCCTGCTCTGAGCTCTAATTACTTAATAGGACTTGTTGGCGAAAGAAGTCACAGCATCTGCCTTTGCAGGTCTGTTGCTAATTAAAAAGTACCTGTAAAACCAGCTGGACCCTGGCTGTGCAGGATTGGAGTTGCCCTTCCCTGATGTAAAGGCTTTACTGTCCCTCTTATTCCTGCCTTCGTTTTATTTCAGTACCTGGGTGACAGGGTATCAGAAAGGGTGAAGACAAAAGTTATCGAAATGCTGTACAGCTGGGCGGTGGCCCTACCCGATGAAGCCAAAATAAATGAAGCCTATCAAATGTTAAAGAGacaaggtaataataataataataataataataataataataataataataataataattgctttcacttatatagcgcttttctggacactccactcaaagtgctttacaggtaatggggatcccctccaccaccaccaatgtgcagccccacctggatgatgcgacggcagccatagtgcgccagaacgctcaccacaaatCAGCTATtaggggagaggagagcagagagtaatgaagccaattcatagatggggattattaggaggccatgattggtaagggccaatgggaaatttggccaggacgccggggttacacccctactcttttcaagaaacgccctgggatttttaatgaccacagagagtcaggacctcggttttacgtctcatccgaaggacggcacctgtttacagtatagtgtccctatcactatactggggcattagaacccacatggaccgcagggtgagcgccccctgctggccccactaagacctcttccagcagcaactttagtttttcccaggaggtctgccatctaggtactgaccaggctcacacctgctgagcttcagtgggctgccagttgtgagttgcagggtgatatggctgctgatagGTAGGTTGTGAGTCATCGCCCACTGCTTTTCAGTGAATCTCGTAGAATTGTGGGCTGGAAAGGGACTcgttttttct is drawn from Lepisosteus oculatus isolate fLepOcu1 chromosome 9, fLepOcu1.hap2, whole genome shotgun sequence and contains these coding sequences:
- the mrps7 gene encoding small ribosomal subunit protein uS7m, yielding MAASIAKLLKPWSPSVFQARWGRYNPYYLEPEPDKEKYLTPASELSEQEKQERELKAVRPIKAAPAGITSSVFNDPVISKFVNMMMQDGNKVLARSIMTKTLENIKRKQVEKFHKAPAAQKDEIECNPYAIFHEALNNCKPVIGLTSIQRGGKFYQVPTPLTDNRRRFLAMKWMIVECRDNKHRRTLMYEKLSQELMAAFANEGNVIKRKHDLHKMAEANRAFAHFRWW